Genomic segment of Planctomycetota bacterium:
AAGCATAAAACTGCCCACGATAATCAGTGCCGGGGCAGTGACCGGATTCAGATTATTGCATCCGCCGGCAATCATCTTGATAAAAGGAGAGAAAAACAAGGCGACCAAAAAGAGAAGCCCGGTAACGATACTGGTCAGGCCCGACCGCCCGCCCGCCGCTATCCCGGCTGAGCTTTCGATGTAGCTGGTCACGGTGGGTGTCCCGCAAACGGCCCCGAAACAGGTCCCCACCGCGTCAACTAACATGGCCTTACCGGCGCGCGGCATCTTACCGTCTTTGATAAAGCCGCCCAATTCGCCCACTCCGGCCAGGGTGCCGACCGTATCGAAGATATCCATAAATAAAAAGACAAATATCACGGTCATTAAGCCCATATTGAACGCACCGGTAATATCCATCTTAAAAAGCGTCGGCGCCATCGAGGGCGGCATGGAGACCAGGCCATCATACTTTAAAACGCCTGTGAGAATACCCAGCACGGCGGTAACGAGAATTCCCCATAAGAGCGCACCTTTGATATTCTTGGCGAGCAATACCGCGGTTAAAACCAGCCCCAAAACCGCCAGCCCGGTTGCCGGATTCAGGATATTACCCAGCGTAAGCAGGGTCGCCGGATGGCCGGTGACAATTCCGGCATCAATCAGTCCGATAAAAGCGATGAATAATCCGATTCCGCAGGCCATGGAGTAACGCAGGCAGGGAGGGATGGCATCGAAGATTAGCTGGCGTATTTTTGTTATCGTCAAAATGATAAAGAGAACGCCTTCGATAAAGACGCAGCCCAGCGCTACCTGCCAGGAGATGCCCATAGTCAGGCAGACCGTATAGGTGAAGAAGGCGTTTTCGCCCATCCCGGCGGCTAAGGCTATCGGATAGTTTGTATAAAGCCCCATGAAAATCGTGGCAAAGGCGGCCGAGATGCAGGTGGCCACCATGGCAGCGTTAAAGTCCATTCCGGTTTTGGCTATCATGGATGAGTTGACGAAGATGATATATGCCATGGTCATAAAGGTGGTTATTCCGGCGATGACTTCGGTGCGGATGGAGCTGTTGAGTTCCTGTAATTTAAAGAAATTATTGAGTGTTTGTTTCATAACGCAATTCCGGGGACACCCCCTCTTATCCTGATTATTTCTTTAGCCCCGGAGTTAGTTCTTTTTTACCCCAATATCCACCGTTACGCTGGATGAGATTGTCGCTCATTTCCATATTGCCTATTTTATAAAGATTTAAAAAACCGGCATTGTCTTCGATAATATTACCCCTGATTTTTACGTCGTCGCAGTTGTTTATATAAAAAGCCGTGAAGGTATTGTCGTGGATATAACAATGCTCAATGGTAACAGAATTACTTCCTTCCGCATGAACCCCGATGGCCCCGCATCCGTTCAGGTCGCAGTTGGATATAACCGTTTTGGATGATTCGCGGATGACGACCACGCCACCGTGGCATTCGTATTCTTCCAGCGGTTTAAGGTGGCGCAAGTGGGCATTTTCCAATAGGATATCGCGCGAGTTTTCTATGCTGATAATGGCTTCATTGACATCATCGACAAAAATCTGCGTCCCCTTTTGGCACAGGATTTTCAGATTGATGCGGTTTTTCACTTTAAGCCCTTCCTTTAAGATATACCGCCCGTAAGGGATATCGACGACATCGCCGTCTTTGGCGTTATCTATGAGTCTCTGGATATTTAAGTCCGCCTTGGGCGGGTTTCCAGGGAAACCTTTTTCCTTTGTCCCTGTGCAACCGATAAGCAAGACCAATGCCAGGCAGATAAAAACCGTCATGTTCTTTTTCATATTACTACTCCTTAAATTATTTTTCCCCTTAGATGAAACCCGATTCTGGGCTTGGGTTTTTCATCTTCAGTCATTAATTGCCTGATGGCATCGAATACCACCTTAAACTGCTTGTCATATTTTTGTTCTAATGCATCTAACCGAAGGGCTAATTCCTTATTGGTAGATACCATTTCTCTTAACCGCACAAAAGTACGAACGACCTGTATGCTTGCCCGAAGTGCAATTTTGCTGTTAAGAACGCTTGCAAGCATTACCGCGCCGAGCTCCGTAAAAGCATATGGCAAATGAGGGGAAAATCTCAGCCTTTTGAGGTGGTCACAATTTGCGACCAGCTCATCCTTTTCTTTTAATGTCAGCTGAAACATAAAATCGTCCGGGAATCTGTCTTTATTGCGTTTTACCTGCTCGCTAAGGCGCTTTGTGGTGACGCCGTAAAGAGATTGCAAAATCAATATCAAGCATGACGTTATGGGTGCGTATAAACAAAACGACGCCTTCAAGCAATTCCGCAGGAATAATGGAAAGTTTATTGCTCATCGTGTCTACTCCCGCCAAGATGCTACTAACTTACAGTTTATAACTTATAATTAATTTTACTCCTCAATGGAAAGTTTGGCAAGAAATAAAAAGTCTAATAAGTCAACGGTGTTTATGGAGACTAAAGAATCAATCCTGATAAAATAGCCGGCTGAGCAGGGAGCGATGTTAGCCGGGAGTGATTCTTTTTATGCCACACTGGATTGGATGTTTGCCTCAGGGAAGCCGTTTTCAAGGAGTTCTTTACGCACGCTTTGTTTGGGACGCGCCATAACGATAAAACCAGGCTCGCTCCGGGCAAAGTCAGCGAATATTTTTATGCAGGCCTTTGCAATATGCTCCGTGCCGCTTAAATCCACAATAATGACGTTCCTTTGGGTATCATTATATAAGCCGTAACTATCTCCAACGGGTTTCCCGGCAGTTTCAACGCAATAGCGTATGAACTCTTTAATGAAGTTTTTGGCAATGCGGACTTCCTCTCCGGAACGCGATGTCGCCGGATGGTAATCTATAAAACGCGGCGCTTTTAGCTGCAAATCATTTATCACAGTAGCAGTGCTGGACATATCTTCCCCCTCCATTAATTTGCCGGCTGGGGAGCCGGTGCAGGGCTGGATTCATCCCCCGGAGTCTCTTCCGGCTTGGTTTCACCCTCTGGCTTGGTTTCTTTCGGTTCAGATTCTTCAGGAACAGTCGTCGCAGGCTTTGACCTGGCGCGCCTGGCCGCTTTACGGGGGCGTGGGGCAGGCATTTCCTGACCGGACTCCGCTTTTGCCACGGATTCGGATTTTGCTTCCTTTGGGGCATTATTCTTTCGGTCATCCGGCAATTCTGCCTTTGCCAATTTGTTGATAAGCGCCGACGCACGCTTCCTAATTTCCTTATCAGGGTCTCCCAGGACGGCTGCCAGGTAAGAAATGCTTTCCTTTTTATCAAGCAGTTCCAGCTTCCGGATGGCGGCTAAGCGCACCGCGGCATTTTTGTTTTTCAGACTGTTCACGGCTAAATCGAATTCATGCTGTTTTTTCCTTTCCCGTTCCCTGGATTCGATTTCATCCGTTATTTTTTGTATGCTCCTGCCGATTTCAACGGCTTTATCAACCATTTGTTTAATCTCCGGCTCGTCAAAGAAACCGGGCATCTGTTTTTTCCTGCGCTTTAAAACCTCTGCGCCAAGCGAGGCAAAA
This window contains:
- a CDS encoding right-handed parallel beta-helix repeat-containing protein gives rise to the protein MKKNMTVFICLALVLLIGCTGTKEKGFPGNPPKADLNIQRLIDNAKDGDVVDIPYGRYILKEGLKVKNRINLKILCQKGTQIFVDDVNEAIISIENSRDILLENAHLRHLKPLEEYECHGGVVVIRESSKTVISNCDLNGCGAIGVHAEGSNSVTIEHCYIHDNTFTAFYINNCDDVKIRGNIIEDNAGFLNLYKIGNMEMSDNLIQRNGGYWGKKELTPGLKK
- a CDS encoding NCS2 family permease; protein product: MKQTLNNFFKLQELNSSIRTEVIAGITTFMTMAYIIFVNSSMIAKTGMDFNAAMVATCISAAFATIFMGLYTNYPIALAAGMGENAFFTYTVCLTMGISWQVALGCVFIEGVLFIILTITKIRQLIFDAIPPCLRYSMACGIGLFIAFIGLIDAGIVTGHPATLLTLGNILNPATGLAVLGLVLTAVLLAKNIKGALLWGILVTAVLGILTGVLKYDGLVSMPPSMAPTLFKMDITGAFNMGLMTVIFVFLFMDIFDTVGTLAGVGELGGFIKDGKMPRAGKAMLVDAVGTCFGAVCGTPTVTSYIESSAGIAAGGRSGLTSIVTGLLFLVALFFSPFIKMIAGGCNNLNPVTAPALIIVGSFMLASIIKINWKDYTESIPAFMVIITIPLTFSIAIGIGVGFVCLSAIKLFSGRGKEVSWLVYLLSALFILRFIYLKTA